The following coding sequences are from one Triticum dicoccoides isolate Atlit2015 ecotype Zavitan chromosome 4A, WEW_v2.0, whole genome shotgun sequence window:
- the LOC119286742 gene encoding plasma membrane ATPase-like has protein sequence MTISKDRVKPSPHPDSWKLPEIFITGIIYGAYLAVKAVVFFFAMTSTDFFSEKFHVRSLRGNKDAMMSALYLQVSIISQALIFVTRSRRWCFQERPGLWLCFAFVVAQIRFSF, from the exons ATGACCATCTCCAAGGACAGAGTGAAGCCATCCCCACATCCAGATAGTTGGAAGCTGCCGGAGATCTTCATCACCGGCATCATTTATGGCGCCTACCTTGCTGTGAAGGCCGTGGTGTTCTTCTTCGCCATGACCAGCACTGACTTCTTCAGC GAGAAGTTCCACGTGCGTTCGCTAAGGGGCAACAAGGATGCGATGATGTCTGCCCTCTACCTTCAAGTGAGCATCATCAGCCAGGCCCTCATCTTCGTCACCCGGTCGCGCCGCTGGTGCTTCCAGGAGCGCCCGGGGCTCTGGCTCTGCTTCGCCTTCGTCGTCGCGCAGATC AGGTTCTCATTCTGA
- the LOC119289126 gene encoding cysteine proteinase inhibitor 8-like, which produces MARRPLVLLALLAMTLAVASAVLGGHSERLGEWGPIPNVKDAHIQELGGWAVQHASLARNGLWFRRVTHGEQQVVSGMNYRLFIDAEDDSGKNAPYLAEVYEQSWTKTRQLKSFKPAAN; this is translated from the coding sequence ATGGCGCGACGACCCCtcgtcctcctcgccctcctcgccATGACCCTCGCAGTCGCCTCAGCGGTGCTGGGCGGCCACAGTGAGAGGCTCGGCGAGTGGGGACCTATCCCGAACGTGAAGGATGCGCACATCCAGGAGCTGGGAGGGTGGGCGGTGCAGCATGCGAGCCTGGCTAGGAACGGGCTGTGGTTTCGCCGGGTCACGCATGGCGAGCAGCAGGTGGTCTCCGGCATGAACTACCGCCTCTTCATCGACGCGGAGGATGACTCCGGCAAGAACGCGCCGTACCTCGCCGAGGTCTACGAGCAGTCCTGGACCAAAACCCGCCAGCTcaaatccttcaagccagctgcgaACTAA